The proteins below are encoded in one region of Sulfolobales archaeon:
- a CDS encoding PA14 domain-containing protein, with amino-acid sequence MKNILVKIKSGRHDGLLGLYGKICDGCTPDDTIERGLTFERIDPEINFIWIDDPAPGVPLNSFAAVWEGYLYVTDAGSYRFFLDVDDGARLYIDNEIVIDRWESRGTGFSISDPLDLLEGPHKIRLEYYNEGPFGKIRLGWSGKGENYEIISSRYLYSIPSRSIIITGVPKNYKVLIAIEGEIREAIFRSGLAMIPLGHREGSVEAIIKILDEDDNPIYISPYIEIWPGDVYSLESIEA; translated from the coding sequence ATGAAGAATATATTGGTGAAGATAAAGAGTGGAAGACATGATGGGTTACTAGGGCTATATGGGAAGATCTGTGATGGATGCACACCAGATGATACTATAGAGAGGGGTTTAACATTTGAAAGAATAGATCCAGAGATCAATTTTATATGGATAGATGACCCGGCACCAGGGGTGCCGCTAAACTCATTCGCAGCCGTATGGGAGGGATATCTATATGTCACAGACGCTGGAAGCTATAGATTTTTTCTAGATGTAGATGATGGTGCACGGCTATATATAGATAACGAGATCGTTATTGATAGATGGGAGAGCAGAGGTACCGGGTTCTCTATTTCAGACCCCCTAGACCTTTTAGAGGGCCCCCATAAGATTAGATTAGAATACTATAATGAAGGGCCTTTCGGAAAGATAAGGCTTGGGTGGAGTGGAAAGGGCGAGAACTATGAAATAATATCCTCTAGGTATCTCTATTCAATACCTAGCAGATCTATAATAATAACAGGTGTTCCTAAAAATTATAAAGTTTTAATCGCTATTGAGGGAGAGATAAGAGAGGCTATATTTAGAAGTGGTCTTGCAATGATACCTCTAGGTCATAGGGAAGGATCTGTAGAGGCTATAATAAAGATCTTAGATGAAGATGATAACCCAATATATATAAGCCCATATATCGAAATATGGCCAGGTGATGTATATAGCCTTGAATCCATAGAGGCCTAG
- a CDS encoding geranylgeranylglycerol-phosphate geranylgeranyltransferase — MTLTTRIKAVVIITRPHNVLITLLGVVLGALIAEQNAYRDPIWLLISSTPALMIAAGGYIVNDYYDIEIDRKSKPWRPLVRGDISPQTALQLSILLIVLGCVIAFLLLGFIIGVFASFNALITYLYSWRLKRLGLIGNIAVSLLSANSILYGGLIYMLRSGVIESLPLLLIPWSFAMVMSLSREIVKGIEDIEGDRAYGIRTIAVTRGYRFASIISTLLLAILLTIVGIPFIIKQSIVYIALATTSIAIFLASTIRIAASKNIGDAIKRASLSRSVSKLSLLLGTIAFITWALT; from the coding sequence TTGACCCTCACCACTAGGATCAAGGCTGTTGTGATTATTACAAGGCCCCATAATGTTCTTATAACCCTCTTAGGGGTTGTTCTAGGAGCTTTGATTGCTGAGCAGAACGCATATAGAGATCCTATTTGGCTCTTAATCTCATCAACGCCAGCCCTTATGATTGCTGCAGGAGGCTATATAGTTAATGACTACTATGACATAGAAATAGATAGGAAGAGCAAGCCCTGGAGACCTCTTGTGAGGGGAGATATATCTCCTCAGACGGCTCTCCAGCTATCTATATTGCTAATCGTATTGGGATGTGTCATTGCATTTCTATTGCTTGGGTTTATCATAGGTGTTTTCGCCTCATTTAATGCCCTAATCACATACCTCTATAGTTGGAGGTTAAAAAGGTTAGGATTGATAGGCAATATAGCTGTTTCTCTCTTGAGCGCGAACTCTATTCTATATGGTGGGCTTATATACATGCTTAGATCAGGGGTGATCGAGTCTCTACCACTCCTGCTAATACCATGGAGCTTCGCCATGGTTATGAGCCTTTCGAGGGAGATTGTAAAGGGTATAGAGGATATTGAGGGTGATAGGGCATATGGTATTAGGACAATAGCTGTTACGAGGGGATATAGATTTGCATCTATAATATCCACGCTTCTCCTAGCAATACTCCTAACAATAGTGGGTATACCATTCATCATAAAGCAATCCATAGTATATATAGCTCTAGCAACAACCTCAATAGCTATTTTCCTAGCATCAACAATCAGAATCGCGGCATCTAAAAACATCGGAGATGCTATTAAAAGGGCATCACTCTCCAGAAGCGTCTCCAAACTATCCCTCCTCCTAGGAACAATAGCCTTTATAACATGGGCCCTTACCTAG